Within Paenibacillus sp. RUD330, the genomic segment CGGCACCAGCCATAAGGTCAACCTGTTCATCGGGCCGAACGCACAAGGCAAGACCAATCTGCTGGAGTCCATCTTCGCCTTGGCTCTCACCAAGTCGCATCGGACCTCCAAAGATCGCGAGCTGATCGGCTGGAACGGCAAGGAAGCATCCGTTCATGGAGAAGTGGAGAAGAGATACGGGAACGTGTCGCTGGACCTGGTCTACTCCGCCCAAGGCAAAAAAGCGAAGATCAACGGGCTGGAGCAGCGCAAGCTGAGCGGTTTCGTCGGCACGCTCAATGTGGTGATGTTCGCTCCGGAGGATCTTGAGATCGTCAAAGGGACGCCGGGGATCCGCCGCCGCTTTCTCGATATGGAGATCGGCCAGGTGCAGCCGGGGTACTTGCATACGCTCCAGCAATACGCCAAGGTGCTGCTGCAGCGCAACAACTACCTCAAGTCCACGGGGCCGGGCTCCGTTCAGCCTGCGATGATGGAAGTGTGGAACATGCAGCTGGCGGAGCATGGTGTTAAAATCATGAGAAAAAGGCAACAATTCATAGAGAAGCTCCGGACCTGGGCGGCAGCGATCCATTCCGGCATCACCGCAGGCGGCGAAGAGCTTGCCGTCAGCTACCGCCCTTCCTTCGAAATGGAGGGAGAGCAAGATGAATCTGTTTTATTCGATCAATTTATGTTAAAGTTATCACAGGTAAAAGATCAGGAATATCGCCGCGGAGTGACGCTGGCAGGCCCTCATCGGGACGACCTGGCGTTCCATATCAACGGCAAGGAAGCCCAGGTTTTCGGCTCCCAGGGACAGCAGAGGACGACCGCGCTGTCGCTGAAGCTGGCCGAGATCGAGCTGATCCGGGAGGAGATCGGGGAGTATCCGCTTCTTCTTCTCGACGACGTGCTGTCCGAGCTGGACCAGCACAGGCAGACGCAGCTCATCGAGACCTTCCAGGGAAAAGTGCAGACATTCATAACCGCAACGGGGCTGGAGAGCGTGAACACGAGCCGCTTGTCGGATGCGGGGGTTTACCGGGTTGAGGGCGGCAAGGTAACGTTGTGACCGCTCCAGCCCTTTCTTGAGAAGAAGGGTTGTCATGCGCATACCTTCTTCTCTTCTCTACGTTAACGGGCACCGAGCATAGGACATAAGGCGGAGCCGCCGTTTCGGTTTTCACAGAGCAAAGCCCGCAGAACGGCGCCTTTTTTCCTTCGCTTCTCTTGCGCCGATACCGGTCCGCCTGTAGGGCGGGAACTTTTCTTGCCCGGACGATTCTATTCCTGCAAGGATTTATCATAGAGGGGAGCTGAAGGCACGCATGTACATTCATCTCGGCGGAGAAAAAATTATTCGGGCATCGGAGCTGGTCGCCATCTTCGATATATCCATCGAGCAGTCCTCCAAGCTCTCCAAGCAGTTTGTGGCCGATGCCAAGAAACGCAAGGACGTGGAGACGATCGGCGAAGAGGAGCCCAAATCCATCGTCGTTACCCAGAACCGCGTCTACTACTCCCCTATCTCATCTTCCACGCTGAAGAAGCGCGGACATCATTTCGCGGCTTATTGACCGCTGCGTAAAAGCCGAAATCAAGTTAGGGCCGCTGCATCCGCTGGCGGCTGGTTAGTGCAGTTCGAGAGGAGCAGTGAAGACAAGCATGTCTACGAACCCACAGCATACGTATGACGAGAGCCAGATACAGGTGCTTGAAGGACTGGAAGCGGTCCGCAAGCGTCCGGGTATGTATATCGGCTCCACCAGCAGCAAAGGACTTCACCATCTCGTCTGGGAAGTCGTCGACAACAGCATTGACGAAGCGCTCGCCGGGTATTGCGACCGGATTACGATAACGATTCACGAGAACAACAGCATTACCGTAACGGACAACGGACGGGGAATTCCGGTCGGCGAGCATCCGAAGATGAAGCGCCCTACACTGGAAGTCGTCATGACTGTCCTGCATGCCGGCGGCAAATTCGGCGGAGAAGGCTACAAAGTATCCGGAGGTCTGCACGGTGTCGGCATTTCCGTCGTGAACGCCCTTTCGGAGCTGGTCGTCGTGCAGGTCAGCCGCGACGGCAAGGTCTACGAGCAGGAATACCGCCGCGGCGCTCCTCAGTACGATGTGAAGATCGTCGGGGACAGCACGTCGACGGGAACCAGGACGCTGTTCAAGCCGGATCCGGAGGTGTTCACCGAGACGACCGTGTTCGAATACGAGACGCTGCAATCGCGCGTCCGCGAGCTGGCGTTCCTGAACAAGGGAATCGAGCTTGTCCTTGCCGACGAGCGCACCGGAATCAGCAACAGCTTCAAGTATGACGGCGGCATCATCGAGTTCGTCGAGTACCTCAACCGCAACCGCGAAGCCGTCAACGAGAAGCCGATCTATGTCGAAGGCTCCAAGGACGGCATCCAGGTGGAGGTGTCGCTGCAGTACAACGACAGCTACAGCGAGAACATCTACTCCTTCGCCAACAATATCAACACCCATGAAGGCGGCACCCACGAGTCCGGCTTCAAGAGCGCTCTGACCCGGATCATCAACGACTACGCCCGCAAGAGCGGCGCGATCAAGGAGAACAACTCCAACCTGTCCGGCGAGGACGTGCGCGAGGGCCTGACCGCGATCATCAGCGTCAAGATTCCCGAGCCGCAGTTCGAAGGACAGACCAAGACCAAGCTCGGCAACAGCGAGGTGCGCGGCATCGTAGAGTCGTTCTTCGCCGAGAAGCTGCAGGAGTTCCTGGAAGAGAACCCGTCCGTCGCCCGCAAAATCGTGGACAAGGGACTGCAGGCTTCGCGAGCCCGCGAAGCGGCCAAGAAGGCCCGCGAGCTGACGCGCCGCAAGAGCGCCCTCGAAGTCAGCTCGCTGCCAGGCAAGCTGGCCGACTGCTCCTCCAAGGATGCCAGCATCAGCGAGCTGTACATCGTCGAAGGAGATTCCGCCGGCGGTTCGGCCAAGCAGGGCCGCGACCGGCATTTCCAGGCGATCCTGCCGCTGCGCGGCAAGATCCTCAACGTCGAGAAGGCGCGTCTGGATCGAATCCTCTCCAATGCGGAGATCCGCGCCATCATTACGGCTCTCGGCACCGGAATCGGGGATGATTTCGACCTCGCCAAAGCCCGTTACCACAAAATCATCATCATGACGGACGCCGACGTCGACGGCGCCCACATCCGGACCTTGCTGCTGACGTTCCTTTACCGCTACATGCGCCGTATTCTGGAAGCGGGCTATGTCTACATCGCCCAGCCTCCTCTGTTCAAGATCGAGCGCAACAAGGTCGTTCGTTACGCGCAGTCCGAGCGGGAGCGCGAAGAGATCATGGCCGAGTTCGGCGAAGGAGCCAAGATCAACGTTCAGCGCTACAAAGGCCTCGGCGAGATGAACGCTTCGCAGCTGTGGGAGACGACGATGGATCCCGAGAGCCGGACGATGCTCCAGGTTCAGATCGAGGATGCGATCAAGGCGGACATCATGTTCGACACGCTGATGGGCGACAACGTCGAGCCTCGCCGCGAGTTCATCCAGCAATACGCCAAGGACGTCAAAAACCTGGATATCTGATTCCACGCCAATGATCCCGGCGCCTACACGGCCCGGGATTTTTTTTCATCGGCTCAGCGCGAAGGAATCAGCGGCTTTTGCGCTTGGGGGCATAGGCGGCGGCGTAACGCCTCATCCGGCGGAAGACGCCCTGATCCTTGAGCTTGCGGAATATATACGGATCCGGCATCGTATTGACCTCGAGAATCCATGGCTTCAGGCTCGTGCTCACCGCAACGTCCAATCCGATTTCCTTGAGGCCGGCATAGCGGGTAGCGAGCTGCTCCGCCGTCTGGACGCCGATATGGCGCAACTGGTCCTTGAACCCCTTCTGAGCGGCAGCGTCCATATGGCCTGCCATCAACGTTTCGAACGGGGTGATCGTGCCCCCGCTGTGGTAGTTGGTGACGATTTTGGACGGATGTCCGAGCCGGCCGATGATGCCGGTCGTCTCCCACTTCCCGCTCGGGTTTTTCTGCACCATGACCCGCAGGTCGAAGCGCCGGCGCCGATGCTTCAGGAGATCGATTCCTTGCTGGGCTACGTATCTTCTTTTGGGGCGGGATTTCTCAAGCCCGGCGAACAGTCCTTCAAAGCTGGCGTAGGATCGGATCCTCGTCCCGCTTTGGAATCTGTAGCCCCCGTCGAGCTTCTGGACCTTGATGACGCCGTTGCCGAACATGCCCGCGTCGGGCTTGACGTACAGCATCCGGTACTGCTCCAGCATGGCCTGCAGCGTGTCCCTGGAATAGGTCCTTGTGTCTGGAATGTAGGGTTTAAGCGAATCCGACTGGAGCAGCACCCCCGTTTTCGCTTGCTTGCTCATAACCCTTTGGATGGCCAACCGATCTCATCCTTCCTCATCTGTCGAAAGAGCGATAAATCGCGGGCAATTCCCGCAGCCCTTCCAGACTTCAGTCCAATTTCCGATATCTTAAGCGACTAAACAATGATATAATAGAGTGTACTGACCATTCGTGCTGAGTCCCTTTATTTTATGGATTCCCGCTATGAATGGAGCTCGGCATCCACCTATTTTTTGCGACCCGCGACGTTTAATTGTGCCCGCTTTGTGCAAGACAGATAAGATAGGGCGGGCTGGCGCCGCGCAAGTCGCCACCATCAGGTTGAGCCGTTTGGAGGCCTGACCGCACAGGAGGTAAGTATGGCGGAAGAACAACGTTCTCAAATCAAAGACCGGGATATCGGCACGGAAATGCGCGAGTCGTTCATGGATTATGCCATGAGCATCATCGTCAGCCGCGCGCTGCCGGATGTGCGCGACGGGCTTAAGCCTGTCCACCGCCGCATCCTGTTCGCTATGTCCGAGCTTGGCATGGCCCCGGACAAGCCTTATAAAAAATCAGCCCGGATCGTGGGCGAGGTCATCGGCAAGTATCATCCGCACGGCGACAGCGCCGTGTATGAATCGATGGTCCGGATGGCGCAGGACTTCTCCATGCGCTATATGCTCGTAGACGGTCATGGCAACTTCGGCTCCATCGACGGAGACATGGCGGCTGCCATGCGTTACACCGAAGCCCGCCTGTCCAAGATCGCGATGGAGCTGCTCCGCGACCTGAACAAGGATACGGTCGACTACAATCCCAACTATGACGGCGAGGAAAGGGAGCCGGCCGTATTGCCGGCACGCTTCCCGAACCTGCTCGTCAACGGCGTCTCCGGCATCGCTGTCGGCATGGCGACCAATATCCCGCCGCATAACCTGCGTGAAGTCATCGACGGCGTTCAGGCGCTGATCCGCAACCCGGACATTACGTCCGTGGAGCTGATGGATTACGTCAAAGGCCCGGATTTCCCGACTGCGGGCTTCGTCATGGGCCATTCCGGCATCCGCCAGGCCTATACGACTGGACGCGGCTCCGTAACGATGCGCGCCCGGGCCGAGATCGAAGAGAATGGCGGCAAAGCCCGGATCGTCGTGCATGAATTGCCTTACCAGGTGAACAAGGCCCGGCTTGTCGAGAAGATCGCCGAGCTCGTCCGCGAGAAGAAGATCGAGGGCATCACCGACCTGCGTGACGAGTCCGACCGCAACGGCATGCGCGTCGTCATCGAGCTACGGCGCGACGTCAACCCGAGCGTTACCCTGAACAACCTGTACAAGCATACCCAGATGCAATCGACGTTCGGCATCAATATGCTGGCGCTGGTCAACGGCGAGCCGCGCACCCTTACGCTGCGCGACATGCTGTACCACTATCTGCAGCATCAGATGGTGGTCATCCGCCGCCGCACCGAATTCGACCTTAAAAAAGCGGAAGCGAGAGCGCATATCCTCGAAGGCTTGCGCATCGCGCTTGACCATATCGACGAGATCATCTCGCTGATCCGTTCCTCGCGCACGACCGACGAAGCGCGTGAAGGCCTGATCAACCGCTTCTCCCTCAGCCTGGAGCAGGCCCAAGCGATCCTCGACATGAGGCTGCAGCGCCTGACCGGTCTGGAGCGGGAGAAGATCGAAGCCGAGTACAACGAGCTGCTTGCCCGCATCGCCGAGTACAAGGCCATTCTTGCCGACGAGCAGCTGGTGCTCGAGATCATCAGCCAGGAGCTTGCCGAGATCAACGACCGCTTCGGCGACGAGCGCCGCACGGAAGTGACGATCGGCGAGGACGAGATTCTTGACGAGGACCTGATTCCGCGCGAGGATGTCGTCATTACGATCACCCATTCGGGCTACGTGAAGCGGCTGCCGGTATCGACTTACCGCAGCCAGCGCCGCGGAGGCAAGGGCGTCATCGGCATGGACACCAAGTCCGATGACTTTGTGGAGCATTTGTTCGTCTCGAACACGCACCACTACCTGCTCTTCTTTACCGACAAAGGCAAGGTGTACCGGCTCAAGGCCTACGAGATCCCGGATCTCAGCCGTACGGCCAGAGGAACGCCGATCATCAACCTGCTGCAGATCGAGCAGGGAGAGACGGTCAATGCCGTCATTCCGGTCGAGGCTTTCGATCCTGACTGCTACCTGTTCTTCGGAACGCGCCAGGGCATCGTCAAGAAGACGCCTCTCGACGATTACTCCAATATCCGCCGCGTCGGCTTGATCGCCATCAACCTTCGCGAGGATGACGATCTGATCAGCGTGAAGCTGACGGACGGCAAGCAGGAGATCATCATCGGCACGGCGGACGGCATGTCGATCCGGTTCCCGGAAAGCGATGTGCGCTCCATGGGCCGTTCGGCCACAGGAGTCAAGGGCATCGCTCTCGATGACGACGACCGGGTGATCGACCTCGACGTCGTGGATCCGGAGCAGGAAGTTCTGATCGTTACGGCCAAAGGATACGGCAAGCGGACTCCGGTAAGCGAATACCGGACGCAATCGCGCGGCGGCAAGGGGATCAAGACCTTGAACGTAACGGAGAAAAACGGCCCGATCGCCGGCCTCAAAATGGTGGAAGACGGCGAGGATCTGATGATCATGACCGCATCGGGAACGATGATCCGCATGAACATGGATACGATCTCTTCCATGGGCCGCAACACGCAGGGCGTGCGGCTGATCAACATTCGCGACGAGGACTCGGTCGCTACGGTGACGCGGGTCGCCAGAAGCGAAGAGATTCAGGAAGAAGATGAAGAACCGGGCGAAGTGCCGGCAGGAGACGAAGAGGCCGGTACGGATAGCGAATAGCATTTGAACGCGTCATAAGGGGAGGAACCGTCTTGATTACGGTCGATTGCGCGCAGTTGAAGCTCGGTGATGTCATAACTCAGGATGTGCTGACTCCCTTGGGGGGCGTTCTGTTCCACAAGGGCCGTGTCGTCACGATGCGCGAAATGGATATTCTGACGGCATTCATGGTGCAGCAGGTTTCCGTTGAACGCAGCGGAGCCGAGGCTCCTCCTGCAGCCAAATCGGAAAACAAGCCTCTTCCGCACAGCGGCCTCGCTCTCGAATACGATTCGATGGTCGCTCTGCTGAAGAAAGCCTATGGACAAGTTGCGGGAGGGGCTGCCCTGCCTATTCTGGAGCTGCGGACCGGTCTGGAGAAGCTGCTCTCCCATTCCAGGGACTATCAGGTTCTCCGTTTCTCCCCAAGGCATGTCAATCAGGAGGAGTTCTACTATCACAGCAGCGTGCTCTCCTCCCTGACCTGCTATCAGCTCGCGCAGTGGGCGGGACTTCCGTCCAAGGATTGGATGCAAGTCGCGATGGGCGGCCTGCTGCACGATATCGGCAACGTGAAGGTGGATCGGACCATACTGGCCAAGCCGGGGATCCTCACTTCAACCGAGCAGGAAGAAATGAAGAGGCACACCCTTAGCGGCTACTCGCTGCTGAAAGGCGTAGCCGCCCTCAATGAGGGGGCGAAGCTGTCCGCCCTTCAGCATCATGAGCGGATCGACGGCAGCGGTTATCCGCTGGGCCTGGCTGCGGAGAACATTCATCCCTACGCCAAGATGGTTGCCATTGCAGATATCTTTCATGCCATGACGCTGAACAAGATCTATCGCCGGGCTTCGTCGCCCTACCTTGTTCTGGAGCAGATTCAGCAGGATGCCTTCGGCAAGCTGGATCCTTCCTATGTGAGGACATTCATCGAGAAAGCGACTCAGTTCCATAATGGCACTCTCGTGAGGCTGAGCGACGGGCGCGTCGGAGAGATCGTCTTCACCGACCGCAACCACAGCACCCGTCCGTGGGTTTCCGTCGACAGCAGCATCGTGGACCTTTCCACCCAGCGCCGGCTTCATATAGAAGAAGTTCTTTCATAAACCGCCGCTCGGCAATTTCAAGAGGCCGTCAGGATCATCCTGACGGCCTCTTTTTTATAGGCCTTCCCGCATTGGCAAGCGGATATTGAAAACGAGGCGGATAAGGAAGGAACGCGCCTGCCGAAGTTCCTTCGTTTCATCTAGAGATGGATGGAAGCCATTGCTTTTGAAGAAGATCGGGTCGATAGGAGAACCGATGACGATTATAGGCGGGAGCAGGAGCAATCATTCGAACCGATGTATCGTTGTGTGGCTTGGCTCGGCTGCGGATGCTTTCCTACTTTCCTTATGTCGTAGGGTAGAGCCTTGTGAGAGGCTCTGAAGAAGGCAGTGATATATCCAGGTCCATGAACCGGCCCAAGGGTCAGCAATGGGTTCGATCTGTCCTTCTATGTAGAGGAAACTCATCGTGTATGATTGTCTGAAAGGGAAAGCTTGAACATGGTCTTCATATCCTTGTAAATAGGAACTGCAGCAGCAGTTTTAAAGGGAAAGAGGCTCATGAAAAAAGGATTTTAAAAAACTTTAAAAAACACTTGCATTAGCCTATGTGGCCGTGATATATTATCTAAGTCGCCGCTGAGAGGCACGACGGAAACAAGCGAAACACAAGCGAATTTGTTCTTTGAAAACTGAACAACGAGTGAAGCAAGTCAACGTTATAAATGAGCAAGTCAAACACCTTTATGGAGAGTTTGATCCTGGCTCAGGACGAACGCTGGCGGCGTGCCTAATACATGCAAGTCGAGCGGATCTTGTCCTTCGGGACAAGATTAGCGGCGGACGGGTGAGTAACACGTAGGCAACCTGCCCTCAAGACTGGGATAACCTCCGGAAACGGATGCTAATACCGGATATGCGGTTTCTCCTCCTGGAGAGATCGGGAAAGACGGAGCAATCTGTCGCTTGGGGATGGGCCTGCGGCGCATTAGCTAGTTGGTGAGGTAACGGCTCACCAAGGCGACGATGCGTAGCCGACCTGAGAGGGTGATCGGCCACACTGGGACTGAGACACGGCCCAGACTCCTACGGGAGGCAGCAGTAGGGAATCTTCCGCAATGGACGCAAGTCTGACGGAGCAACGCCGCGTGAGTGAGGAAGGCCTTCGGGTCGTAAAGCTCTGTTGCCAGGGAAGAACGGGTGGAAGAGTAACTGCTTCCGCCATGACGGTACCTGAGAAGAAAGCCCCGGCTAACTACGTGCCAGCAGCCGCGGTAATACGTAGGGGGCAAGCGTTGTCCGGAATTATTGGGCGTAAAGCGCGCGCAGGCGGCTTTGTAAGTCCGGTGTTTAATCTTGGGGCTCAACCCCAAGTCGCACGGGAAACTGCAAGGCTTGAGTGCAGAAGAGGAAAGTGGAATTCCACGTGTAGCGGTGAAATGCGTAGAGATGTGGAGGAACACCAGTGGCGAAGGCGACTTTCTGGGCTGTAACTGACGCTGAGGCGCGAAAGCGTGGGGAGCAAACAGGATTAGATACCCTGGTAGTCCACGCCGTAAACGATGAATGCTAGGTGTTAGGGGTTTCGATACCCTTGGTGCCGAAGTTAACACAATAAGCATTCCGCCTGGGGAGTACGCTCGCAAGAGTGAAACTCAAAGGAATTGACGGGGACCCGCACAAGCAGTGGAGTATGTGGTTTAATTCGAAGCAACGCGAAGAACCTTACCAGGTCTTGACATCCCCCTGAATCTGCTAGAGATAGCAGCGGCCTTCGGGACAGGGGAGACAGGTGGTGCATGGTTGTCGTCAGCTCGTGTCGTGAGATGTTGGGTTAAGTCCCGCAACGAGCGCAACCCTTGATTTTAGTTGCCAGCACCTCGGGTGGGCACTCTAGAATGACTGCCGGTGACAAACCGGAGGAAGGCGGGGATGACGTCAAATCATCATGCCCCTTATGACCTGGGCTACACACGTACTACAATGGCCGGTACAACGGGCCGCGAAGCCGCGAGGCGGAGCCAATCCTAAAAAGCCGGTCTCAGTTCGGATTGCAGGCTGCAACTCGCCTGCATGAAGTCGGAATTGCTAGTAATCGCGGATCAGCATGCCGCGGTGAATACGTTCCCGGGTCTTGTACACACCGCCCGTCACACCACGAGAGTTTACAACACCCGAAGTCGGTGGGGTAACCCGCAAGGGAGCCAGCCGCCGAAGGTGGGGTAGATGATTGGGGTGAAGTCGTAACAAGGTAGCCGTATCGGAAGGTGCGGCTGGATCACCTCCTTTCTATGGAGAATCGCTTCCTGCAACGGAAGCATTCAAAACCGGAGTGTCGCCAGACACTCCACGAGAAACCCTCGGGTTTCAAATCGGAATCGAAAGATTCCAACCGGCTTGTCCCTCACTCGTTGTCAGTTTTGAAAGAGCAAGTCTCTTTCAAGCAAGATCTCTTCATCGTTTGGTGGCGATGGCGGAAGGGAACCACGCGTACCCATCCCGAACACGACCGTTAAGCCTTCCAGCGCCGATGGTACTTGGACCGCAGGGTCCTGGGAGAGTAGGACGTCGCCAAGCGGTGCATTCTTGCGCCAAAAAAATCGTTGCGGTTATGTCTTCGGACATGATGGCGGCGACACTTGTTCCTTGAAAACTGGATACGAACCAATATGAAATGCTGAAACATCCTTAGCTGTTTCTTAACCAGGCTATACAGCCTTAGGTTAAGCTACTAAGAGCGCACGGAGGATGCCTAGGCGCCAGAAGCCGATGAAGGACGTGGCGAACCACGATAGGCCTCGGGGAGCTGTAAGCAAGCGTTGATCCGGGGATTTCCGAATGGGGAAACCCAGCTGGAGTAATGTCCAGTTACTGCAGAGTGAATACATAGCTCTGCGTGAGGCATACCAGGGGAACTGAAACATCTAAGTACCCTGAGGAAGAGAAAACAATAGTGATTCCGTCAGTAGCGGCGAGCGAACGCGGATTAGCCCAAACCAGGAGGCTTGCCTCCTGGGGTTGTGGGACGTCTCACATGGAGTTACAAAGGAATGGGTTAGGCGAAGAGGTCTGGAAAGGCCCGCTACAAGAGGTAAAAGCCCTGTACCCAAAAGTCCATTCCCTCCGAGACGGATCCCGAGTACCGCGAGACACGTGAAACCTCGTGGGAATCTGGCAGGACCATCTGCCAAGGCTAAATACTCTCTGGCGACCGATAGTGAAGCAGTACCGTGAGGGAAAGGTGAAAAGCACCGCGGGAGCGGAGTGAAATAGAACCTGAAACCGTGCGCTTACAAAAAGTCAGAGCCCTCTATATGGGTGATGGCGTGCCTTTTGTAGAATGAACCGGCGAGTTACGTTCACGTGCAAGGTTAAGTCGGGAAGACGGAGCCGCAGCGAAAGCGAGTCTGAATAGGGCACCATAGTACGTGGATGTAGACCCGAAACCGTGTGATCTACCCCTGTCCAGGGTGAAGGTGCGGTAACACGCACTGGAGGCCCGAACCCACGAATGTTGAAAAATTCGGGGATGAGGTGGGGGTAGCGGAGAAATTCCAATCGAACTCGGAAATAGCTGGTTCTCCCCGAAATAGCTTTAGGGCTAGCCTCGGTGTTGAGCATGCTGGAGGTAGAGCACTGATTGGGTGCGGGGCCCGCCAAGGGTTACCAAGTCCAGTCAAACTCCGAATGCCAGTCATGTATAACCGGGAGTCAGACGGTGAGTGCTAAGATCCATCGTCAAGAGGGAAACAGCCCAGATCATCAGCTAAGGTCCCCAAGTGTGTGTTAAGTGGGAAAGGATGTGGAGTTGCCCAGACAACCAGGATGTTGGCTTAGAAGCAGCCACCATTTAAAGAGTGCGTAATAGCTCACTGGTCGAGTGACTCTGCGCCGAAAATGTAACGGGGCTAAACACACCACCGAAGCTATGGCATGTACTTTAGAGTACTTGGGTAGGGGAGCGTTGTGTATAGGTTGAAGTCAGACCGCAAGGACTGGTGGACAGTACACAAGTGAGAATGCCGGTATGAGTAA encodes:
- the recF gene encoding DNA replication/repair protein RecF → MFLNEIKLKNYRNYEELELGTSHKVNLFIGPNAQGKTNLLESIFALALTKSHRTSKDRELIGWNGKEASVHGEVEKRYGNVSLDLVYSAQGKKAKINGLEQRKLSGFVGTLNVVMFAPEDLEIVKGTPGIRRRFLDMEIGQVQPGYLHTLQQYAKVLLQRNNYLKSTGPGSVQPAMMEVWNMQLAEHGVKIMRKRQQFIEKLRTWAAAIHSGITAGGEELAVSYRPSFEMEGEQDESVLFDQFMLKLSQVKDQEYRRGVTLAGPHRDDLAFHINGKEAQVFGSQGQQRTTALSLKLAEIELIREEIGEYPLLLLDDVLSELDQHRQTQLIETFQGKVQTFITATGLESVNTSRLSDAGVYRVEGGKVTL
- a CDS encoding extracellular matrix/biofilm biosynthesis regulator RemA family protein: MYIHLGGEKIIRASELVAIFDISIEQSSKLSKQFVADAKKRKDVETIGEEEPKSIVVTQNRVYYSPISSSTLKKRGHHFAAY
- the gyrB gene encoding DNA topoisomerase (ATP-hydrolyzing) subunit B; translation: MSTNPQHTYDESQIQVLEGLEAVRKRPGMYIGSTSSKGLHHLVWEVVDNSIDEALAGYCDRITITIHENNSITVTDNGRGIPVGEHPKMKRPTLEVVMTVLHAGGKFGGEGYKVSGGLHGVGISVVNALSELVVVQVSRDGKVYEQEYRRGAPQYDVKIVGDSTSTGTRTLFKPDPEVFTETTVFEYETLQSRVRELAFLNKGIELVLADERTGISNSFKYDGGIIEFVEYLNRNREAVNEKPIYVEGSKDGIQVEVSLQYNDSYSENIYSFANNINTHEGGTHESGFKSALTRIINDYARKSGAIKENNSNLSGEDVREGLTAIISVKIPEPQFEGQTKTKLGNSEVRGIVESFFAEKLQEFLEENPSVARKIVDKGLQASRAREAAKKARELTRRKSALEVSSLPGKLADCSSKDASISELYIVEGDSAGGSAKQGRDRHFQAILPLRGKILNVEKARLDRILSNAEIRAIITALGTGIGDDFDLAKARYHKIIIMTDADVDGAHIRTLLLTFLYRYMRRILEAGYVYIAQPPLFKIERNKVVRYAQSEREREEIMAEFGEGAKINVQRYKGLGEMNASQLWETTMDPESRTMLQVQIEDAIKADIMFDTLMGDNVEPRREFIQQYAKDVKNLDI
- a CDS encoding YheC/YheD family protein; the encoded protein is MAIQRVMSKQAKTGVLLQSDSLKPYIPDTRTYSRDTLQAMLEQYRMLYVKPDAGMFGNGVIKVQKLDGGYRFQSGTRIRSYASFEGLFAGLEKSRPKRRYVAQQGIDLLKHRRRRFDLRVMVQKNPSGKWETTGIIGRLGHPSKIVTNYHSGGTITPFETLMAGHMDAAAQKGFKDQLRHIGVQTAEQLATRYAGLKEIGLDVAVSTSLKPWILEVNTMPDPYIFRKLKDQGVFRRMRRYAAAYAPKRKSR
- the gyrA gene encoding DNA gyrase subunit A encodes the protein MAEEQRSQIKDRDIGTEMRESFMDYAMSIIVSRALPDVRDGLKPVHRRILFAMSELGMAPDKPYKKSARIVGEVIGKYHPHGDSAVYESMVRMAQDFSMRYMLVDGHGNFGSIDGDMAAAMRYTEARLSKIAMELLRDLNKDTVDYNPNYDGEEREPAVLPARFPNLLVNGVSGIAVGMATNIPPHNLREVIDGVQALIRNPDITSVELMDYVKGPDFPTAGFVMGHSGIRQAYTTGRGSVTMRARAEIEENGGKARIVVHELPYQVNKARLVEKIAELVREKKIEGITDLRDESDRNGMRVVIELRRDVNPSVTLNNLYKHTQMQSTFGINMLALVNGEPRTLTLRDMLYHYLQHQMVVIRRRTEFDLKKAEARAHILEGLRIALDHIDEIISLIRSSRTTDEAREGLINRFSLSLEQAQAILDMRLQRLTGLEREKIEAEYNELLARIAEYKAILADEQLVLEIISQELAEINDRFGDERRTEVTIGEDEILDEDLIPREDVVITITHSGYVKRLPVSTYRSQRRGGKGVIGMDTKSDDFVEHLFVSNTHHYLLFFTDKGKVYRLKAYEIPDLSRTARGTPIINLLQIEQGETVNAVIPVEAFDPDCYLFFGTRQGIVKKTPLDDYSNIRRVGLIAINLREDDDLISVKLTDGKQEIIIGTADGMSIRFPESDVRSMGRSATGVKGIALDDDDRVIDLDVVDPEQEVLIVTAKGYGKRTPVSEYRTQSRGGKGIKTLNVTEKNGPIAGLKMVEDGEDLMIMTASGTMIRMNMDTISSMGRNTQGVRLINIRDEDSVATVTRVARSEEIQEEDEEPGEVPAGDEEAGTDSE
- a CDS encoding HD-GYP domain-containing protein; the encoded protein is MITVDCAQLKLGDVITQDVLTPLGGVLFHKGRVVTMREMDILTAFMVQQVSVERSGAEAPPAAKSENKPLPHSGLALEYDSMVALLKKAYGQVAGGAALPILELRTGLEKLLSHSRDYQVLRFSPRHVNQEEFYYHSSVLSSLTCYQLAQWAGLPSKDWMQVAMGGLLHDIGNVKVDRTILAKPGILTSTEQEEMKRHTLSGYSLLKGVAALNEGAKLSALQHHERIDGSGYPLGLAAENIHPYAKMVAIADIFHAMTLNKIYRRASSPYLVLEQIQQDAFGKLDPSYVRTFIEKATQFHNGTLVRLSDGRVGEIVFTDRNHSTRPWVSVDSSIVDLSTQRRLHIEEVLS